CGGCGTCGGCATCCAGCGCGTTCGCACCCAGGCCGTAGACGGTTTCGGTCGGAAACGCGACGAGGCCGCCGGCACGGAGGATCCGCGCGGCCACGGCGATGGCGGCGGGGTCGGGGTGGGCGGCGTCGACGACGATGCAGCGGGGCATGCGCCCATTGTACGGCGCGCCGCCACGATATAATCGGCGCCGATGAACAGCATGCCGCTCACCGGACCCACCCCCGACCGCCCGCGCCGCTGGCCGTATGTGCTCGCGGGCGGCATCGGCCTCTTGGCGCTCGTCATCGCGCTGTCGTCCGGTGGCGACGAGGGACGGTACGGCGCCCGCGCCGGGGTGTACGCGCTGAACGCCGAGGATCTCGCGGCGGCGGGCCGCTGGGTGCCGAGCGCCGGTCCGGTCGATTTTGGGCGCGTCTTTTCGGCGGCGAGGGCGCTGCCGGGCGTCGCCGCGCCGGATGACCGACACGTGGCGGCCTTTCGATCGGCGGACGGTTCAGCCGAGGTCTTCCAGGTGACCTTGCTGTACGACGAGGCGGCCGACGCGGAGTCGCTCGTGCGCAGCGGCGCCGTCGCATCGCTGTCGAGCGCGTTCGGGCTGGAGAGCGAGCCGTGGGCGCTGGACGGAGCGGACGACGTCAGGCGCTGGCGCGGGCCGGGCGTCGAGGCGCTGTCGTTTCGGATGACGGGCGCGGTCGTGTTCGTCGGCGCCCTCGGCACGGGCGCGCCGCCGATCGTCGAGCTGGCGGCGGCGACGGTGCGCGACCGCCTGGCCACTGCGCCGCCGGCGACGGTGACCGCCGACACCCCCTGAATCGGACGGTGCCGCGCCGGCAAACGGGCGTTCGCGCGCCCATCGCACCCGTTCTATACTTGCGCCCGTCGTTCAACCCCCGTCCGCGCCGCGTACCGTTTGCCCGGTCCGCGCGCGTCGCGATCGGCGCATGACGGACGGAACCCCCGACGTACCTGCCAGGAGGTCAGCGGTCCCGTATGAAAGAGTACAGCGCGGACAAGATTCGCAACATCGCCTTGGTGGGGCACAGCGGCGCGGGCAAGACGCAACTCACCGAGGCGTTTTTGTACCTGACGAAGGTCACGACCCGGATGGGCCGGCCCGAAGAGGGCAACACGGTGTCGGACTTCGACGCCGAGGAGCATCGCCGCGGGATCTCGATCTCGTCGAGCGTCATCCCGGTCGAGTACGAGGGCCACAAGCTGAACTTCCTCGACACGCCCGGTTACGCCGACCTCGTCGGCAACGTGAAGAGCGCGCTCACGGCCGCCGAGACGGCGCTGCTCGTCGTCGATGCCGTCGCCGGCGTCGAGGTCGGCACGGAGTTGGCGTGGCAGATGGCGGACGAGCTCGGGCTGGCGAAGGCGGTCGTCCTGAACAAGATGGACCGCGACAACGCGAACTGGAAGGCCGTCCTCGGCCAGCTGCGGGAGAGCTTCCCCGACGCACGCTTCGTGCCGCTCCAGGTGCCGATCGGCCAGTCGGCGACGTTCAACGGCGTCTACCGGCTGATCAGCAAGACGGCCAGCATGGGCGCCGAGGGCAAGGCCGGCGACGCGCCGCCCGATGTCCTCGCCGAGGCGGACGACCTGCGCGAGCAGCTCGTCGAGGCGGCGGCCGAGGGGGACGATGCGCTGATCATGAAGTTCCTGGACGGCGAGACCCTGACGCCGGACGAGATCCGCCACGGACTGCAGGAGGGCGCCAAGGCGGGCAAGTACGTGCCGGTGTACTTCGCGGCGGCGGACAGCGGGATCGGCATCCATGCGTTGCTGCATCAGATCATCACCGCCGCACCGTCGCCCGTCGACGCGCGCCCGGTGGCGGCCGAGCGCGCCGGCAAGCCGGTCGAGCTGACGGCCGACGGGTCCGGGCCGCTGGCGGTGCGGGTGTTCAAGACGATGGCCGACCCGTACGTCGGCAAGCTGCAGTACCTGCGCGTGGTCTCGGGCACGCTCACGGCGGATTCCAAGCTCTGGAACGCGAACCAGGGCGAGGAGGAGCGGATCGGCCCGCTGTACGTCGTGCGCGGCAAAGAGCAGATGACCGTCGGGCGGCTGGTGGCGGGCGATGTCGGGGCGGTGGCCAAGCTGCACCACACGCACACGTTCGATACGCTGACGGACAAGGACGGCGCGGTCACGCTGCCCGCCATTTCGCTGCCGCAGCCGTTGTACGCCGTGGCACTCCACCCCGAGTCGCAAGCCGACGGCGGCAAGATCGGCCCGTCGCTCCAGCGGCTGGTCGAGGAGGACCCCACCTATCGGACCGAGGTGAACGCGCACACGCACGAGCTGACGCTCTCCGGGATGGGCGAGGCGCACATCGACGTCGCGGTGCGGCAGCTGAAGGACAAGTTCGGCGTCAAGGTGACGACGACCGTCCCCAAGGTGCCCTACATGGAGACGATCACGCGCACCGCCTCCGCGCAGTACCGCCACAAGAAGCAGACGGGCGGCGCCGGTCAGTTCGCCGAGGTCCACCTGCGCGTCGAGCCGGCCGAACAGGGCGCCGGCTTCAGTTACGCCAGTCAGATCGTCGGCGGGTCGATCTCGCACTCGTTCATCCCGTCCATCGAGAAGGGCATCCGCCAGGTGCTCCCGCTCGGCGTCATCGCCGCCTGCCCGGTCGTCGACGTCAAGGCGATCGTCTTCGATGGCAAGGAGCACCCGGTCGACTCGAAGGACATCGCCTTCCAGATCGCCGGCCGCGAGGCCTTCAAAGCCGCCGTCCGCGACGCCGGCCCCGTCCTGTTGGAGCCCGTGTTCGACGTCTCGGTCGTCGTCCCGTCCGCCCAGATGGGCGACATCCTGTCCGACATGAACACGCGCCGCGGCATGGTCCAGGGAACCGAGCAGATCGGCAACAAGGCCGTCGTCAATGCCCAGGTGCCGCTCGCCGAGATCCAACGCTACGCGACGGACCTTCGGTCCATGACGCAGGGCCGCGGCTACTTCACCGCCGCGTTCGCCCACTACGCCCGGATGCCGCATGGCGCGGCCGAGCTTGTGATCGCCGAGCGCAGCAAGGATCTGGTGCACCACGACGATTGAGGGGGAGCGGGCGGAGGGTCGCGTGCCGTCAGCCGTCGTTGCGGAGGTGTCGATCACCGTAGGTGTACCTGTCGTCGTCGAGGCGCCGGCACCGAGCACGCACTACGGGGCGGTGTTCGAGGACGACGGCGACACGGGGTACTTCTACGGGCTGGACTTCACCCTTGAGGACCAGCCGGTCGTGGACGCGCGCCACATCTACAACGTCGCGCAGGTCACCGACCGGGCGACGCCATCGGTGGTCCAGATCGTGTGGTCGGCGGACGGCCTGAAGACGGCGCTCATCGTCAACCGCTTCCCGCACGCGGTCATCGACTTCGCCGCCCGGCGATCGTACTGCCGGACCGAGTTCCCGCCGCCGAGCGAGGCGTGGTCGGCCAATGGGGTGGCATGGGACGACGCTGCGCTGGATCTGTTCCGCTGATTCGATTCGCGCGCTCGTCCTGGTGAATCAGCGGCTCAGAGACAAGAGCTGCGGGTCAGTGTTCGACGGCTGACGATTCGAACGCGAATCGTCTAAACGATTGTACGATTCGCGATGGATTTCGGCGCCCGACACCGAGGCATGCTCTGGAGTGCCGCTGACCGGCATTGGCAGACGAGCGGCTTCGGGCACAGGCGGCGAGGGCTATCTGGTCACGCGTACGGCGCCGACCAGCCCTCGTCCATGAAGATCTAACGGGTCGCGTTAGCTTTTCATGGTACACTTCCCTCATGATCCTGGATCGTCCCCGCCTGCTAAGCACCCTACGAGCCGCGCTCGAGCGCCGGCCGGTCGTGGTATTGACCGGGCCGCGGCAGTGCGGGAAGACCACGCTCGCGCGGCAGTTCCTCGATCCGACGGCGCCCACGTACTTCGACTTGGAAGATCCGCGTACACGTGCCCTGTTCGAGGAACCGATGACGGCGCTCGAGCGGCTCAGCGGTCTCGTGGTCATCGACGAGGTGCAACGGGCTCCGGACCTTTTCCCCCTGCTGCGCGTGCTCGCGGATCGGCGTCCGCTGCCGGCGCGCTTCCTCATCCTCGGGAGCGCGTCGGGAGAGCTGCTGCATCAGAGCTCCGAGAGCCTCGCTGGCCGCGTGGAGCACGTGCGCATGGGGGGCTTCACGCTCGACGAGATCGACCCCGGGATCTCCAACGACCTCTGGCAGCGCGGCGGCTTCCCGGAGGCTCTGCTTGCGCCGAACGAGAACGGCTCCGTCCTCTGGCGGCGCGCCTTCATCGATACCCTGGTCGAGCGCGACCTGTCGCAGTGGGGAGTGCGGGTCCCGGCCACCGCAATGCGCCGCTTCTGGACGATGGTGGCGCACTACCATGGCCAGGTGTGGAACAACGCCGATCCAGCGCGTGCCCTCGGCGTGAGCGAGCCCACGGTGCGCCGGTACCTAGATGTGCTGACCGACGCGATGGTCCTCCGCCAACTGCAGCCGTGGCATGCGAACCTGCGCAAGCGGCAAGTCAAGTCCCCCAAGGTCTACGTGCGGGACTCGGGGCTGCTCCACGAGCTCCTCGGCATCGAGGACCACGGCGCACTGCTGCACCACCCCAAGCTGGGGGCCTCGTGGGAGGGCTTCGCCATCGAGCAGGTGCTGGCCACCGAGCCCCACACGGAGGCGGCGTTCTGGGCGACCCACCAAGGCGCCGAGATCGACCTGTTGCTCCGATGCCGGGGTATGCTGTTCGGCGTCGAGTGCAAGCGCATCGACGCGCCGCGCATGACGCCGTCCATCCGGATCGCCTTGGAGGACTTAGGGCTAGATCGTGTGGCCGTAGTGTATCCCGGGGACCGGCGGTATTCCCTGGCGGACCGAGTGGAGGCCGTACCGCTGGCGACGCTCGCCCGGCCGGGGCGGCTCTTTGAGGAGGAATTCGGGTGAACGCCGACGCGCCCAGCGGCGTAAGCGGGGAATCGAGCCGCACCGAAGTGCCGCCACCGAGCCTTTGGCCCCATGCCGCCACCCCCCTCTACGACACCATCGGCCGCACCTACGCCCACCACCGCCGCCCCGACCCCCGCATCGGCGCCCGCCTGACGGCCGCCCTCGCCGGCGCCCGCTCGGTCCTCAACGTCGGCGCCGGAACGGGCTCCTACGAGCCCACCGACCGCCCCGTCGTCGCGGTCGAACCATCGACCGTCATGCTCGCCCAGCGCCCGCCCGGCACCGCCCCGGCCGTGCGCGCCCGCGCCGAGGCGCTGCCGTTCCCGGACCGGGCCTTCGACGCCGTGCTGGCCGTCCTCACGCTCCACCACTGGACGGATCGTGCGGCCGGGCTCGCCGAGTGCGCGCGCGTGGCGCGCGAGCGCGTCGTGCTACTCACGTTCGACCCGGAGGCCGGCGGCTTCTGGCTCACGCGCGACTACCTGCCGCAGTTCGCGGCGGCGGACCGGCGGGTCTTCCCGCCCATAGCGGCGTACGCCGAGGCGTTCGGCGCCGGCGTGCGTGTCGAGGTCGAGGCCGTACCGGTCCCACGTGACTGCGTCGACGGCTTCCTCGGCGCGTACTGGGCGCGGCCCGCGGCGTACCTCGACCCGGCGGTGCGGGCCGGGATCTCGTCGTTCGCGAGCCTGGGGACCGAGGCGGGCTTGGAGCGCCTGCGCGGTGATCTGGCGTCCGGGGTGTGGGAGGAGCGGCACCGGGATGTACTTGGGGTGGACGAGCTGGACATCGGGTATCGGCTGGTCGTGGCCGAACGGAGGTCTCTGGCGGACGGGGCGGCCCGGACATCCGCCAAGCCGCGGCAGTAACGGTTCGTGACGCTGCGATGGCGGGAGTCATGACCTCGGGCAAGATGGAGGGTAGGATGGCCGTCAGCTCCGCTGATACGAAGGACACACCGGAGGCCCAGCTTCGATCCCTGATCGAGAAGTTCGATCCCAAGGACCAGACGCTCATCCGCGCCGTCCGTGCCGCTGTGCGCAAGCGGCTGCCGACCGCCAACGAGCTGTT
Above is a window of Candidatus Avedoeria danica DNA encoding:
- a CDS encoding elongation factor G; translated protein: MKEYSADKIRNIALVGHSGAGKTQLTEAFLYLTKVTTRMGRPEEGNTVSDFDAEEHRRGISISSSVIPVEYEGHKLNFLDTPGYADLVGNVKSALTAAETALLVVDAVAGVEVGTELAWQMADELGLAKAVVLNKMDRDNANWKAVLGQLRESFPDARFVPLQVPIGQSATFNGVYRLISKTASMGAEGKAGDAPPDVLAEADDLREQLVEAAAEGDDALIMKFLDGETLTPDEIRHGLQEGAKAGKYVPVYFAAADSGIGIHALLHQIITAAPSPVDARPVAAERAGKPVELTADGSGPLAVRVFKTMADPYVGKLQYLRVVSGTLTADSKLWNANQGEEERIGPLYVVRGKEQMTVGRLVAGDVGAVAKLHHTHTFDTLTDKDGAVTLPAISLPQPLYAVALHPESQADGGKIGPSLQRLVEEDPTYRTEVNAHTHELTLSGMGEAHIDVAVRQLKDKFGVKVTTTVPKVPYMETITRTASAQYRHKKQTGGAGQFAEVHLRVEPAEQGAGFSYASQIVGGSISHSFIPSIEKGIRQVLPLGVIAACPVVDVKAIVFDGKEHPVDSKDIAFQIAGREAFKAAVRDAGPVLLEPVFDVSVVVPSAQMGDILSDMNTRRGMVQGTEQIGNKAVVNAQVPLAEIQRYATDLRSMTQGRGYFTAAFAHYARMPHGAAELVIAERSKDLVHHDD
- a CDS encoding DUF2251 domain-containing protein — encoded protein: MPSAVVAEVSITVGVPVVVEAPAPSTHYGAVFEDDGDTGYFYGLDFTLEDQPVVDARHIYNVAQVTDRATPSVVQIVWSADGLKTALIVNRFPHAVIDFAARRSYCRTEFPPPSEAWSANGVAWDDAALDLFR
- a CDS encoding ATP-binding protein, translating into MILDRPRLLSTLRAALERRPVVVLTGPRQCGKTTLARQFLDPTAPTYFDLEDPRTRALFEEPMTALERLSGLVVIDEVQRAPDLFPLLRVLADRRPLPARFLILGSASGELLHQSSESLAGRVEHVRMGGFTLDEIDPGISNDLWQRGGFPEALLAPNENGSVLWRRAFIDTLVERDLSQWGVRVPATAMRRFWTMVAHYHGQVWNNADPARALGVSEPTVRRYLDVLTDAMVLRQLQPWHANLRKRQVKSPKVYVRDSGLLHELLGIEDHGALLHHPKLGASWEGFAIEQVLATEPHTEAAFWATHQGAEIDLLLRCRGMLFGVECKRIDAPRMTPSIRIALEDLGLDRVAVVYPGDRRYSLADRVEAVPLATLARPGRLFEEEFG
- a CDS encoding class I SAM-dependent methyltransferase; translated protein: MPPPSLWPHAATPLYDTIGRTYAHHRRPDPRIGARLTAALAGARSVLNVGAGTGSYEPTDRPVVAVEPSTVMLAQRPPGTAPAVRARAEALPFPDRAFDAVLAVLTLHHWTDRAAGLAECARVARERVVLLTFDPEAGGFWLTRDYLPQFAAADRRVFPPIAAYAEAFGAGVRVEVEAVPVPRDCVDGFLGAYWARPAAYLDPAVRAGISSFASLGTEAGLERLRGDLASGVWEERHRDVLGVDELDIGYRLVVAERRSLADGAARTSAKPRQ